The segment TATTTCTGGCTTCCAGAACAGCGTGTTTAGCAGATCTGGCACTAACGCCAATTGCAAAAACAAGAACTTCAGCATCATCTGTCATAAATTCATCTACTTGGACTATATCATCATAATTTTTTTCCAGCTTTTCTATAATTCTTTTGGTGTTTTTAGTATGAAGAACAGGGTCATTAGTGGGGAAGCCGGTTTCATCATAGTGAAGACCGGTAACATGAAATCTGTATCCTTTACCAAAAGGCGGTAATGGATTAACATCTTTGCTCATATCATAAGGTAAAAATTCTTCCGGTTTACATGTCGGCATTTCTCTGTCAACTATTTCCATACCACCTTTTTCAGGTATAGTCAGAGATTCCATCATCTGACCGATAATCGCATCAGTCAGAACTACTACGGGACACCTGTACTTTTCAGAAAGGTTAAATGCCCTTACTGTTTCATCAAACTGCTCCTGAACGGAAGCAGGAGTTACTGCAATTATTGGGTGATCGCCATGTGTACCCCATTTTGCCTGCATAATATCAGACTGGCTGGGTCCTGTGGGCATACCTGTTGAAGGTCCGCCCCTCATAACATCCACTACTACTACAGGTATCTCAGTCAAACAGGCATATCCAAGATTTTCCTGTTTCAGAGAAAAACCGGGACCGCTTGTAGCGGTAAGACTTTTGGAACCAGCTAGCGAAGCACCTACAACAGATGCCATTGCTGCAATTTCATCTTCCATCTGTATAAATCTGCCTCCCACCTTAGGCAGTCTTTCCGCCATGCGTTCGGCAACTTCAGTTGAAGGGGTTATGGGGTACCCTCCAAAAAACTTGCATCCGGCATATAAAGCACCTTCAGCAACTGCATGGTTACCCATCATAAAATCTACTTTTTTAGCCACGTAAATCCTCCTTTATGATTCTTTCTTATAAACTTCAATTGCAAAATCAGGACATCTCAGCTCACACTGCATACAGGCAATGCATTTTTCAAGATCTTTAACAACAGCTTTAAAATCCTGCATTTCCAAAGCATTGGTCGGGCATAACTCGACACAAATTTCACAGCCTTTACACCAGTCTGTGTGAATTACAATTTTCTCTGCTTTTGCCATTTACATCTCCTTTATTTACCAATAATTTTTGCAACTGTATTTCCTATATCCGCCGGACTGTGCACTACATGTACACCTGCGGAACTCAGTGCATCCATTTTCTCTTTTGCAGTACCCTTGCTGCCGGAAATTATCGCACCGGCATGTCCCATTCTTTTACCTTTGGGAGCAGTCTGGCCTGCAATGAAAGCAATAACAGGCTTTGATATATTTTCTCTTATATATTCAGCAGCATCTATCTCCAAGGTACCGCCGATTTCACCTATCATCACTATGCATTCGGTTTCACTGTCCTGTTCAAATTCCCATAAAAGTTCCTTGTAGCTCATACCTATTATAGGATCACCGCCTATGCCAACAGCAGTTGAAATACCAAGTCCCTCTTTTACAATCTGATTACTTGCTTCATACGTCAGTGTTCCGGATTTAGAAATAAGCCCTACCTTACCTTTTTTAAATATAAAGCCGGGCATAATTCCAATTTTGCATTCCTCCGATGTTATAACACCGGGACAATTGGGTCCTATCATTTTTACCTTTCTATGCTTCAGATATTCTTTTGTGTCAAGCATATCAGTAACAGGTGTTCCTTCAGTTATTGCAACTACCAACTCAATACCGGAATCAGCTGCCTCCATTATTGCATCAGCAAGAAAAGCAGGCGGAACAAAAACCATGGAGACTGTAGCACCGGTTGCTGAAACAGCTTCAGTTACCGTATTAAAAACAGGCAGGTCCATATGTTCACTGCCGCCTTTTCCCGGTGTCACACCACCCACAATATTTGTACCATACTCAATACACTGCTGAGCGTGGAATGTTCCTTCTTTGCCTGTAAATCCCTGAACTATAACTTTTGTATTTTTATCTACCAGTATACTCATGATTAATTCCCCCTGACAGCGCTGATAGCTTTTCTTGCACCATCGGCAATCGAATCAGCAGCAATAATATTCTTTATACCGGAATTTGCAAGTATTTCCTGAGCCTCTTCAGCATTTGTTCCGTCCAGCCTGACAACAACAGGAACATTAACATTGGTAATCTTAGCTGCTTCAAGAATACCCTGAGCAACTCTGTCACATCGTACAATCCCACCGAAAATATTAACAAAAATAGATTTCACATTAGGGTCACTGAGAATGATTTCAAAACCTTTTGCTACTGTTTCAGCATTGGCTCCGCCGCCGACATCCAAAAAGTTGGCAGGGGTGCCGCCTTCATGCTTAATTATATCCATAGTGGACATAGCAAGACCGGCTCCATTCACCATGCACCCTACATTACCATCAAGTTTAACATAGCTTAATCCGTGCTTGTTTGCCTCAACCTCAACAGGCTCTTCTTCTGTCAAATCCCTCATTGTCAAAATTTCCGGCTGTCTGTAGAGAGAGTTATCATCAAAACTCATCTTGGCATCTAATGCAATGAACGTTTTATCTTTTGTCAGGACAAGGGGGTTAATCTCTATTAAACTGGCATCATAGTCCATATATACATTGTATATGGATTCAGCAAACTTTATAAACTTATTTACCTGATCTCTGGGCAGACCTAATCCAAAAGCAAGTTTCCTACCGTAAAAACCTCTGAATCCAATGGTAGGGTTAATAGCCACTTTGACTATTTTTTCAGGAGATTTATCAGCAACTTCTTCGATATCTATTCCGCCTTCGGAAGAAGCCATCATAACCGGCATTTCTTTAGATCTGTCAAGAACCATACCCAGATAAAATTCCTTTTCAATGTTTACGCCTTCTTCTATATAAATCCTGTTAACTTTCTTTCCGTTCGCACCTGTCTGATGCGTAACAAGTGTGCTTCCGAGCATCTCTTTTGCAAGCAGCCCAACCTCTTCCGTGGATTTGGCTAACTTAACTCCTCCGGCTTTCCCTCTGCCGCCGGCATGAATCTGGGCTTTCACAACCCATACATCAAGGTCCCCTCCCAGCTGCTGGGCTACCTTTACGGCATTGTCCGGCTTGTAAACAACGTACCCGTTAGGTGTGGGTACACCGTATTTCCTGAAAATTTCCTTTGCCTGATGTTCATGAATGTCCATAGCTACCTACCTCTTGTTTTATTTTGGTACAACTTTTGTAGGTAGCACTTATCACCAGGCAAATCAAGAAATAATTCTTACATATAAGCAACTTAGTTAACTATTTGTGCATTAGTTAACTAAAAATTTACAGGGCTGTATGCCCTGTAAATTTATAAGAAACCGAGTCTCTTCATGTCCTCAAGCAGTTTTTTAACAGCATCTACTGAGTTATCCAGCATTTTGCCTTCTTCTTCATTAAGGCTTAACTCGACAACCTTTTCAACACCGTCGCCGCCGATTATAGCAGGAACTCCCAGATACATGTCATTTACGTTGTACTCACCCTGAAGAAATGCACAAACAGGGAGAACTCTCTTCTGATCTCTGAGAAGTGCTTCTGTCATAGCAATAGCAGCAGAGGCAGGAGAGTAAAAAGCGGAACCTGTTTTCAGGAGACCAACGACTTCGCCGCCGGCTTTTCTCGTTCTGTCAACTATTGCGTCCATAACTTCTTTCGCCTTATTGGCATCTCCATACTTTCTTTCAAGCAGCTCCATAACAGGTGCACCGTTTACATTAGCATATCTTATTAACGGCACCATAGTATCACCGTGACCGCCCATTACAAGAGCATTAACATCTTTCACGGAAACTCCAAGCTCCCACGCAATAAAAGAGGAAAATCTTGAAGAATCGAGCACTCCGGCCTGACCGAAAACCCTGTTTGTGGGAAAACCTGTAACTTCTTTCATAAGGGTAACCATAGCATCCAAAGGATTGGAGATAACAATCACATATGAATCAGGAGCATGCTCTCTTATGCCCTCTGCCACCTGTTTCATAATGCCGGCATTTTTTGTAAGAAGATCATCTCTGCTCATACCCGGTTTTCTCGGCAAACCAGCTGTAACTATAACAACATCTGAGCCTTCAATACCTTTGTACTCATTGGTACCTTTTAACTCAACATCAAAGCCGTCAACCCTGGAAGCTTCTGCGATATCCAGAGTCTTGCCCTGTGGCATGTCTTCAACGATATCAAACATCACTACATCGCCTAACTCTCTAAGAGCTGACAGTTGCGCAAGTACCCCGCCTATCTGACCGCCACCGATCAGTGCTATTTTAGGTCTCTTAAAAGCCATAATTCTGCCCCCTTTATTTTTGTTTTATCGGAACCGGATAAAACCGGCTCCGATAACAAATTACACCGTTATATTGAATCGATTATAGAATTAAGCGTCTCACTGGGACGCATTGCTTTAAATGCCTTCTCCAGATCGGGTCTGAAATATCCGCCTATATCAACAGGTTTGCCCTGAGCCTTATTGTTCAATTCATCTATAATGCTTTCTTCATTTTGCTTCATCTTTTCAGCAACAGGTGCAAAGTTATCTTTTAAATCTTTATCTTCATCCTGCTTTGCCAGAGCTTCTGCCCAATACATAGCGAAGTAAAAATGACTGCCCCTGTTATCAAGTTCATAAACTTTTCTGGATGGTGACTTTTCATTTTCAAGAAATTTTTCAACAGCTTCGTTCAGCGTATCAGCAAGAAGTTGAGCTCTTTTATTGTCAAAAACTTTACTCAGATGCTCAAGGGAGGCACCGAGAGCTGTAAACTCACCAAGAGAATCCCATCTTAGATGCCCTTCTCTGAGAAACTGCTGAACATGTTTAGGCGCAGAACCGCCGGCTCCTGTTTCAAAAAGCCCTCCGCCGTTTAAAAGCGGAACAATTGAAAGCATCTTGGCGCTGGTTCCCAGTTCAAGTATTGGAAAAAGATCGGTAAGATAGTCACGGAGAACATTACCCGTTACTGAAATTGTATCTTTACCTTCTCTTATACGCTTAAGCGAGAACTTCATGGCTTCAACCGGAGCCATAATTCTGATATCAAGGCCGTCTGTATCATGTTCCTTCAGATATTCGTTTACTTTTTTGATAAGCTGAGCGTCGTGTGCCCTGTTTTCATCCAGCCAGAATACTGCAGGAGCTCCGCTTGCCCTTGATCTGTCCACTGCGAGTTTAACCCAGTCTCTGACAGGAATATCTTTAACTCTGGACATTCTCCAAACATCGCCTTCTTCAACATCGTGCTCCATCATAACATTGCCGTCTTCATCGACAACTTTAACCTTACCATTGGAAGGGATTTCAAAAGTAGTGGGATGGGATCCGTACTCTTCAGCTTTCTGAGCCATCAGACCGACATTGGGGACACTCCCCATAGTAGCTCTGTCAAATTTTCCATTTTTCTGGCAATCAGCAATGGCT is part of the Flexistipes sp. genome and harbors:
- a CDS encoding 2-oxoacid:acceptor oxidoreductase subunit alpha yields the protein MAKKVDFMMGNHAVAEGALYAGCKFFGGYPITPSTEVAERMAERLPKVGGRFIQMEDEIAAMASVVGASLAGSKSLTATSGPGFSLKQENLGYACLTEIPVVVVDVMRGGPSTGMPTGPSQSDIMQAKWGTHGDHPIIAVTPASVQEQFDETVRAFNLSEKYRCPVVVLTDAIIGQMMESLTIPEKGGMEIVDREMPTCKPEEFLPYDMSKDVNPLPPFGKGYRFHVTGLHYDETGFPTNDPVLHTKNTKRIIEKLEKNYDDIVQVDEFMTDDAEVLVFAIGVSARSAKHAVLEARNNGIKAGLMRPLTIWPFPEKHLEKILSKNNIKGIVVPEMNLGQMTLEVDKVARGRCKVEGLYSLMVDPILPADILEKIRRFA
- a CDS encoding 4Fe-4S dicluster domain-containing protein, translating into MAKAEKIVIHTDWCKGCEICVELCPTNALEMQDFKAVVKDLEKCIACMQCELRCPDFAIEVYKKES
- the sucD gene encoding succinate--CoA ligase subunit alpha; protein product: MSILVDKNTKVIVQGFTGKEGTFHAQQCIEYGTNIVGGVTPGKGGSEHMDLPVFNTVTEAVSATGATVSMVFVPPAFLADAIMEAADSGIELVVAITEGTPVTDMLDTKEYLKHRKVKMIGPNCPGVITSEECKIGIMPGFIFKKGKVGLISKSGTLTYEASNQIVKEGLGISTAVGIGGDPIIGMSYKELLWEFEQDSETECIVMIGEIGGTLEIDAAEYIRENISKPVIAFIAGQTAPKGKRMGHAGAIISGSKGTAKEKMDALSSAGVHVVHSPADIGNTVAKIIGK
- the sucC gene encoding ADP-forming succinate--CoA ligase subunit beta, producing MDIHEHQAKEIFRKYGVPTPNGYVVYKPDNAVKVAQQLGGDLDVWVVKAQIHAGGRGKAGGVKLAKSTEEVGLLAKEMLGSTLVTHQTGANGKKVNRIYIEEGVNIEKEFYLGMVLDRSKEMPVMMASSEGGIDIEEVADKSPEKIVKVAINPTIGFRGFYGRKLAFGLGLPRDQVNKFIKFAESIYNVYMDYDASLIEINPLVLTKDKTFIALDAKMSFDDNSLYRQPEILTMRDLTEEEPVEVEANKHGLSYVKLDGNVGCMVNGAGLAMSTMDIIKHEGGTPANFLDVGGGANAETVAKGFEIILSDPNVKSIFVNIFGGIVRCDRVAQGILEAAKITNVNVPVVVRLDGTNAEEAQEILANSGIKNIIAADSIADGARKAISAVRGN
- the mdh gene encoding malate dehydrogenase, translated to MAFKRPKIALIGGGQIGGVLAQLSALRELGDVVMFDIVEDMPQGKTLDIAEASRVDGFDVELKGTNEYKGIEGSDVVIVTAGLPRKPGMSRDDLLTKNAGIMKQVAEGIREHAPDSYVIVISNPLDAMVTLMKEVTGFPTNRVFGQAGVLDSSRFSSFIAWELGVSVKDVNALVMGGHGDTMVPLIRYANVNGAPVMELLERKYGDANKAKEVMDAIVDRTRKAGGEVVGLLKTGSAFYSPASAAIAMTEALLRDQKRVLPVCAFLQGEYNVNDMYLGVPAIIGGDGVEKVVELSLNEEEGKMLDNSVDAVKKLLEDMKRLGFL